Below is a genomic region from bacterium.
TAAAAGATGGTATTAAAAGAGTTATATTATAAATCTTTGTGCTCTTTGTGAAGATACTTTGTGACCTTTGTGGTTGAATTATTTACAGTCCGCACCCATAAAGGAGTAATCTAATGCAAATAACAAAGGATGATTTAGAGGAGAAATTAAATAATCTTTCTTTACTTTACAAAAAGACGGAAGTTTTCTTCTCTTTCTTAGACATAGACGAGTTGGCATTAGAAATAGTTAAGAAGGCAAAGGAATTTTTAGGGGTAGAGATTTGCTCTTTAATGCTTAAAACAGACGATGCCCTATACATTGCCGCCGCAATAGGTTTAGCGAATGATATAATCCAACAGACAAAAATAAAATTAGGTAAGGGTATATCAGGCTGGGTAGCTAAAACAGGTGAGCCACTACTAATCAAAGATATAGAAAAGGATAAAAGAGTCAGGAAAAAACACCAGTCCAAATACCATACCAAATCTTTATTATCAGTGCCACTTAAAAAAGATAATAATGTCCTGGGCGTACTTAACCTGAATAATAAGAAAACTAAAGAGATTTTTAATGAGGATGATTTAAAATTAGCGGCTATATTAGCTAATCAGGCAAGTTTGGCAATCGATAGAATTCAACTCATACAACAGGAAGATGAGCAAAAGAGTATGGTAAAAAAGAGGACTCAAGAGTTAAATTCATTGTATCACTTAGGCATCAGATTAAGTTCTTCACTTAATTATATTGAGCTAATACAAATCCTTGAGGAGGAATTACATAAGATTTTTTATTCACCAATAATACTCTTGATGCTATTTTGGGAAGGGATAAAGAAGGTAATTATCAGCAGCCAATATCGAATTACAGATACGATGATTGAAAGGGTTAAAAATGAGCTAACACATAAATTATCACTATTTTATGATGAAGAGGTAAATTTAGATAGTTTTGAGTTTACTATACATCAAAAAGGGAAAATTCTACCTGTGTCTAAAAAGGAATTAGCTCAACCTATGGCAACTTCATTACTTCTACCGTTAGTCTCAGCAGATAATGTAATTGGGGTAATTAGTTTAGGAAATAATATATCACAACATCCTTTTACCAAAGAAGACCTGAGGTTATTCAATATTATTGCTCATCATGGGGCTGTAGCTATTGAGCAGGCATTATTGCATAAAAGGGTGGAGGAGTTAGCTATTACTGATGGCTTAACTGGATTATTTAATCATCGCCATTTTCAAGAATGTCTGGATACAGAAATTAAACAATCTCACCGCTATGGTGCACCGTTTTCGTTAATTATGTTGGATATAGATGATTTTAAGGATTATAATGATACCTATGGACATGTAGAGGGTGATGCGGCATTAGTAAAGATGGCGAAGGTGATGGAAGAGAGCTTAAGGGAAGTAGATATTATTGCTCGTTATGGTGGGGAGGAATTTGTTGTCATTTTACCTCAGACGGATAATAAAGCGGCTTACTTAGCTGCTAATCGACTACGAGTAGCTGTAAAACGAACGAAGTTTATACAAGACTCTTCTCTTACTATTAGTCTTGGTGTAGCTACTTATCCACAACACGGTGCCCAAAAGATGGAATTAATTAGGAAGGTTGATGAGGCGTTGTATCATGCTAAA
It encodes:
- a CDS encoding diguanylate cyclase, whose amino-acid sequence is MQITKDDLEEKLNNLSLLYKKTEVFFSFLDIDELALEIVKKAKEFLGVEICSLMLKTDDALYIAAAIGLANDIIQQTKIKLGKGISGWVAKTGEPLLIKDIEKDKRVRKKHQSKYHTKSLLSVPLKKDNNVLGVLNLNNKKTKEIFNEDDLKLAAILANQASLAIDRIQLIQQEDEQKSMVKKRTQELNSLYHLGIRLSSSLNYIELIQILEEELHKIFYSPIILLMLFWEGIKKVIISSQYRITDTMIERVKNELTHKLSLFYDEEVNLDSFEFTIHQKGKILPVSKKELAQPMATSLLLPLVSADNVIGVISLGNNISQHPFTKEDLRLFNIIAHHGAVAIEQALLHKRVEELAITDGLTGLFNHRHFQECLDTEIKQSHRYGAPFSLIMLDIDDFKDYNDTYGHVEGDAALVKMAKVMEESLREVDIIARYGGEEFVVILPQTDNKAAYLAANRLRVAVKRTKFIQDSSLTISLGVATYPQHGAQKMELIRKVDEALYHAKSRGKNQVCIAA